A portion of the Rhodopseudomonas sp. BAL398 genome contains these proteins:
- the ftsW gene encoding putative lipid II flippase FtsW: MISREQRTPFSEWWWTVDRVQLGAVIALMLSGVILSLAASPPVATRIGLDPFHFFNRHILFLLPSFIVLIGVSFLSPRQIRRSALIVFGVSVALIVATLLIGPEVKGARRWITLLGVNIQASESAKPAFVVLAAWLFSESARRPEMPATTMALTLLMTMVSLLVLEPDFGQTMLILMVWGALFFIAGMRIVWAIGLAGASAGGLFCAYLMVPHVAERIKRFMNPASGDTYQVDTAMEAFANGGWFGLGPGEGIAKRGLPDSHTDFVFAVAAEEFGIILCLALLALFAFIVIRTLSRAYASEDMFSRFAASGLAILFGVQAAINMSVNLQLIPAKGMTLPFISYGGSSMVSLAYGVGMMLALTRQRPRAEMDSIADADADAARSFA; this comes from the coding sequence ATGATCTCCCGTGAACAACGCACGCCATTCAGCGAATGGTGGTGGACCGTGGACCGCGTGCAACTGGGCGCGGTGATCGCCCTGATGCTCAGCGGCGTGATCCTGTCGCTGGCCGCCAGCCCGCCGGTGGCGACCCGGATCGGGCTCGACCCGTTTCACTTCTTCAACCGCCACATTCTGTTCCTGCTGCCGTCCTTCATCGTGCTGATCGGGGTGTCGTTCCTGTCGCCGCGGCAGATCCGGCGTTCGGCGCTGATCGTGTTCGGCGTCTCGGTCGCGCTGATCGTGGCGACGCTGCTGATCGGACCGGAGGTCAAGGGCGCGCGGCGCTGGATCACGCTGCTCGGCGTCAATATCCAGGCCTCGGAATCCGCCAAGCCGGCCTTTGTGGTGCTGGCGGCGTGGCTGTTTTCGGAATCGGCGCGGCGGCCGGAAATGCCCGCCACCACGATGGCGCTGACGCTGCTGATGACGATGGTGTCGCTGTTGGTGCTGGAGCCGGATTTCGGCCAGACCATGCTGATCCTGATGGTGTGGGGCGCGCTGTTCTTCATCGCCGGGATGCGGATCGTATGGGCGATCGGGCTCGCCGGCGCCTCCGCTGGCGGATTGTTCTGCGCCTATCTGATGGTTCCGCACGTCGCCGAGCGGATCAAGCGATTCATGAACCCGGCCTCGGGCGACACCTATCAGGTCGACACCGCGATGGAGGCCTTCGCCAATGGCGGCTGGTTTGGTCTGGGACCGGGCGAGGGCATCGCCAAGCGCGGCCTGCCGGACAGCCATACTGATTTCGTGTTCGCGGTGGCGGCCGAGGAATTCGGCATCATCCTGTGCCTGGCGCTGCTGGCGCTGTTCGCCTTCATCGTGATCCGCACGCTGTCGCGCGCCTACGCCTCCGAGGACATGTTCTCGCGCTTTGCGGCATCGGGCCTGGCGATCCTGTTCGGGGTCCAGGCCGCGATCAACATGTCGGTCAATCTGCAGCTGATTCCCGCCAAGGGCATGACCTTGCCGTTCATCTCCTATGGCGGCTCGTCAATGGTGTCGCTGGCCTATGGGGTCGGCATGATGCTGGCGCTGACGCGGCAGCGGCCGCGCGCCGAGATGGATTCGATCGCCGACGCCGATGCCGACGCGGCCCGA